In a single window of the Anaerocolumna cellulosilytica genome:
- a CDS encoding helix-turn-helix domain-containing protein, producing the protein MNYEHFGAFLQDLRTQHNLSREKLAENICTSKQIYRIEKGLSEPSLFLLIQLSIKFNMDLNEYFKMYFTSNSIIGLEGINAINSAIENGDLQLLNTLIEKYEKLEDFKKGENLQHILYGKALYFALFNEDYKTSLEYCFKGLYVENPNFNINNFSNIMYSNIGIVLLNCTSQNYFALNEYEKGTKILMELLIMLERYVLNSPFPMFQASQFSKKIYQVVLCNLSAHLLTCDEVEKALIYVNKGIQFSIMENNMSYLPDLFYMKFRILYHQENYEKAKEYYNRTLYLYKITNKDNKLTETEKVVKSDYSKIFTE; encoded by the coding sequence ATGAATTACGAACACTTTGGAGCTTTTCTTCAAGACTTGAGAACGCAACATAATTTATCAAGAGAAAAACTCGCTGAAAATATTTGTACTTCTAAGCAAATCTACAGAATAGAAAAGGGATTATCAGAACCTTCTCTTTTTTTATTAATCCAATTGTCCATTAAGTTCAATATGGATTTAAATGAATATTTTAAAATGTATTTTACTAGTAATTCAATTATTGGATTAGAAGGTATTAATGCAATAAATTCTGCTATTGAAAATGGTGATTTGCAATTACTTAATACATTAATAGAAAAATATGAAAAGCTTGAAGATTTTAAAAAAGGCGAAAATCTACAGCATATACTTTATGGAAAAGCACTATACTTTGCATTGTTTAATGAGGATTACAAAACTTCTTTAGAATATTGCTTTAAGGGATTATATGTAGAAAATCCAAATTTCAACATAAATAATTTTTCTAATATAATGTATTCGAACATAGGTATAGTACTATTAAATTGTACAAGCCAAAATTACTTTGCATTAAATGAGTATGAAAAAGGGACTAAAATACTTATGGAACTACTAATCATGTTAGAACGATACGTACTAAATTCTCCATTTCCTATGTTTCAAGCTTCTCAATTTTCTAAAAAAATTTATCAAGTAGTATTATGCAATTTAAGTGCTCATTTATTAACCTGTGATGAAGTAGAGAAAGCACTTATATATGTAAATAAGGGGATACAATTCTCAATAATGGAAAATAATATGAGTTACCTACCTGACTTATTTTATATGAAGTTCAGAATTCTTTATCATCAAGAAAACTATGAGAAAGCTAAAGAATATTATAACAGAACTCTTTACTTATATAAAATAACAAAC
- a CDS encoding helix-turn-helix transcriptional regulator: MNNEYFGKFLQELRISRNMTREQLAKDICTPKQIYRIEKGVYEPSLYLINQLSIKFNMDLNEYFKTYFANNSIIGLEGVNAINAAIEREDVQLLKSLIDKYEKLEDFKKGENLQCICYGNALCSALIEKDYKTSLEYCYKGIQIECPNFSVDNISKFTYSNVGITLITCISQNYFAMNQFTVGMNVLFGLLEVLETYILNAPYPMFQAPQFSKKIYQGVLYNISAHLLNKGDLEDALHYVEKGLQFSIKEYNLRFLPDLTYMKFKILYKEQNYSEAKEYYNRTVYLYKITNKDDKLTELEESAGIEYPEIFTEN; encoded by the coding sequence ATGAACAACGAATATTTTGGAAAATTTCTACAAGAATTAAGAATATCACGAAATATGACCAGAGAACAATTAGCAAAAGACATATGTACTCCAAAACAAATCTATCGAATTGAAAAAGGAGTCTATGAGCCATCTTTATATTTAATAAATCAGCTATCAATAAAATTTAATATGGATTTAAACGAATATTTCAAAACTTATTTCGCAAATAATTCCATCATTGGTTTAGAGGGTGTCAATGCAATCAACGCAGCTATTGAAAGAGAAGATGTGCAATTGCTTAAGTCTCTTATTGATAAATATGAAAAACTAGAAGATTTCAAAAAAGGCGAAAACCTACAGTGCATCTGCTATGGAAATGCCTTATGCTCGGCCTTAATAGAAAAAGATTATAAAACTTCATTGGAATACTGTTATAAAGGTATTCAGATAGAATGTCCAAATTTTAGTGTAGATAATATAAGTAAATTTACTTATTCAAATGTTGGTATAACGCTTATAACTTGTATTAGTCAGAATTATTTTGCTATGAACCAATTCACTGTTGGAATGAATGTACTTTTTGGGTTACTGGAAGTTTTGGAAACGTATATACTTAATGCCCCTTACCCGATGTTTCAAGCTCCTCAATTCTCTAAGAAAATTTACCAAGGGGTTCTTTATAATATCAGTGCACATTTATTGAATAAAGGTGATTTAGAAGATGCACTTCATTATGTTGAGAAAGGCCTTCAGTTCTCAATAAAAGAATATAATTTACGCTTTCTGCCCGATTTAACTTATATGAAATTTAAAATTTTATACAAAGAACAAAATTACTCTGAAGCAAAAGAATACTATAACCGAACCGTCTATCTTTATAAAATAACAAACAAGGACGATAAATTAACTGAATTGGAAGAATCAGCTGGAATAGAATATCCTGAAATTTTCACTGAGAACTAA